From one Plantibacter flavus genomic stretch:
- the phnD gene encoding phosphate/phosphite/phosphonate ABC transporter substrate-binding protein, with translation MRKTLLLTGVAAVAALALAGCSPAASSPSATGTASWPDSITISLVPSVEGEDLAEALDPLTSYLSENLGIEVNGVVATDYAATVEALGSDQAQVIITDAGSLYNATERYDANLVLRDVRFGATSYASVAYTNNPDKYCAEAPVMVTYAASDTPLSYCNGIEPGADAATGSGPAALKALDKISKGTKVALQAATSPAGYQYPVVAMRDAGIDTDADITQVPVEGNNNAVLSVYNGDAEVSFGYWDARTTVLKEAPDVADKVVAFAYTEMIPNGGVAVSKSLPADLTKQLTTLMAGYADSSDAAKQVMFDLVGLSGWTDKTAPDEITRYGEILDQFSN, from the coding sequence ATGCGCAAGACCCTGCTCCTCACCGGCGTCGCGGCCGTCGCCGCCCTCGCCCTCGCCGGCTGCAGCCCCGCCGCCTCCTCCCCGTCGGCCACAGGCACGGCGTCCTGGCCCGACTCCATCACCATCTCGCTCGTGCCGTCGGTGGAGGGCGAGGACCTCGCCGAAGCACTCGACCCGCTCACCAGCTACCTCTCGGAGAACCTCGGCATCGAGGTCAACGGCGTCGTCGCGACCGACTACGCCGCGACCGTCGAGGCCCTCGGCAGCGACCAGGCACAGGTCATCATCACCGACGCCGGCTCGCTCTACAACGCGACCGAGCGCTACGACGCGAACCTCGTCCTGCGCGACGTCCGCTTCGGCGCCACCTCGTACGCGTCGGTCGCCTACACGAACAACCCCGACAAGTACTGCGCCGAGGCTCCGGTCATGGTCACCTACGCAGCAAGCGACACCCCGCTCTCGTACTGCAACGGCATCGAGCCCGGCGCCGACGCTGCGACCGGCTCCGGGCCGGCCGCGCTCAAGGCCCTCGACAAGATCTCGAAGGGCACCAAGGTCGCCCTGCAGGCCGCGACCTCGCCCGCCGGGTACCAGTACCCCGTGGTCGCCATGCGTGACGCCGGCATCGACACCGACGCCGACATCACCCAGGTGCCGGTCGAGGGCAACAACAACGCGGTCCTCTCCGTCTACAACGGCGACGCCGAGGTCTCGTTCGGCTACTGGGACGCGCGCACGACCGTCCTCAAGGAGGCGCCCGACGTCGCCGACAAGGTCGTCGCGTTCGCCTATACCGAGATGATCCCCAACGGCGGCGTCGCGGTCTCGAAGTCGCTCCCGGCCGACCTCACGAAGCAGCTCACCACGCTCATGGCGGGCTACGCGGACTCCTCCGATGCGGCGAAGCAGGTCATGTTCGACCTCGTCGGCCTCTCCGGCTGGACCGACAAGACCGCACCGGACGAGATCACCCGCTACGGCGAGATCCTCGACCAGTTCTCGAACTGA
- a CDS encoding amino acid deaminase, translating to MMTELARRAETEPSTVLEEHSWLGAAIDDDAAARRFASWGASTVIDEHTGGPVIPRVLFEALHARAGLTAAWPVGNAGLLHVYGYLLSSVPTPYGLKRDRWLDGALARAFGLPDDEFVPWARASSLLSRVTAAAQDLLARPVRTADGPSGRMRLALGDPTDTDAVALVYGIDEHLITTFPVASGAAVLEEWDADPDRPRWNAAVER from the coding sequence ATGATGACGGAGCTCGCGCGGCGAGCAGAGACCGAACCCTCGACCGTGCTCGAGGAGCACTCCTGGTTGGGTGCGGCGATCGACGACGACGCGGCTGCCCGCCGGTTCGCCTCGTGGGGTGCGTCGACCGTCATCGACGAGCACACGGGCGGGCCCGTGATCCCTCGTGTGCTCTTCGAGGCGCTCCATGCGCGCGCCGGCCTCACCGCGGCCTGGCCGGTCGGGAACGCCGGGCTTCTCCACGTCTACGGCTACCTGCTCTCGTCGGTCCCGACGCCGTACGGGTTGAAGCGCGACCGCTGGCTGGACGGAGCGCTCGCGCGCGCGTTCGGGCTCCCCGACGATGAGTTCGTCCCGTGGGCCCGTGCGTCGTCCCTGCTGTCGCGGGTGACGGCGGCCGCGCAGGACCTGCTCGCACGACCGGTACGGACTGCCGACGGCCCGTCCGGTCGGATGCGTCTGGCGCTCGGCGACCCGACGGACACCGATGCCGTCGCGCTCGTGTACGGCATCGACGAGCACCTGATCACGACGTTCCCGGTCGCCTCCGGAGCAGCGGTGCTGGAGGAGTGGGACGCCGACCCCGACCGTCCCCGGTGGAACGCTGCTGTCGAACGTTGA
- the phnE gene encoding phosphonate ABC transporter, permease protein PhnE has translation MTATDPSTVLPRRPSRLVPTLAAVAVGIVVIAATAGLPIDWRDLGTVPAQLVHFGGLMFESPNWEKLPRALTEMWRSISMAWIGAILCVLVSIPLGMLAAGSVGPVWLRLPLRGVFAVIRAVPEVIIALILLTITGLTPFTGALALGIAGIGTQGKWVYETIESVQEGASEAVRAAGGGTAEVTRWALWPAAAPALLSLALYRFEINIRTSAVLGLVGAGGIGSMLANYTNYRQWDTVGMLLIVVVVVTMTMDAISGAIRRRITRGPGIARTTRTALPARTTRSRNVDRVR, from the coding sequence ATGACCGCGACCGATCCGAGCACCGTGCTCCCCCGCCGTCCCTCGCGGCTCGTCCCGACCCTCGCGGCCGTCGCCGTCGGGATCGTCGTCATCGCCGCGACCGCCGGCTTGCCGATCGACTGGCGCGACCTCGGGACCGTCCCGGCGCAGCTCGTGCACTTCGGCGGGCTCATGTTCGAGAGCCCGAACTGGGAGAAGCTCCCGCGGGCCCTCACCGAGATGTGGCGGTCGATCTCGATGGCCTGGATCGGCGCGATCCTCTGCGTCCTCGTCTCGATCCCGCTCGGCATGCTCGCCGCCGGGTCGGTCGGTCCGGTCTGGCTGCGGCTGCCGCTGCGTGGGGTGTTCGCCGTCATCCGCGCGGTCCCGGAGGTGATCATCGCCCTCATCCTGCTCACGATCACCGGACTCACCCCGTTCACGGGCGCGCTGGCGCTCGGGATCGCCGGCATCGGCACCCAGGGGAAATGGGTCTACGAGACGATCGAGTCCGTGCAGGAGGGCGCCTCGGAGGCCGTCCGCGCTGCCGGAGGCGGTACCGCCGAGGTGACGCGCTGGGCGCTCTGGCCCGCCGCCGCCCCGGCACTGCTGTCACTCGCGCTCTACCGGTTCGAGATCAACATCCGCACCTCGGCGGTCCTCGGGCTCGTCGGCGCAGGCGGGATCGGCAGCATGCTGGCGAACTACACCAACTATCGCCAGTGGGATACAGTCGGGATGCTGCTGATCGTGGTGGTCGTCGTGACCATGACGATGGACGCGATCTCGGGAGCCATCCGACGCAGGATCACCCGGGGCCCCGGCATCGCCCGTACCACCCGTACCGCCCTTCCCGCCCGCACGACGAGGAGCCGCAATGTGGACAGGGTCCGCTGA
- a CDS encoding HAD family hydrolase, translating into MAPTILFDFDGTLALGDGPITAFARAIAERTGDSEFAMRAEAALAAFSNGETDARDGYDAVTRIAREAGVGADVIGASYDDSRALLGSSEAAVDSPEGLPAFLETLGAHARLVLATNAPGDGITALLQSWGVAEAFDAVHFTVGKPAGLVPLIREALAAGPVLAVGDIVENDLAPAAELGADTALVGATFERSTATATMRGRSLADLYDQIIAWAAAASRLPDASPISTPAPSAS; encoded by the coding sequence GTGGCCCCCACCATCCTCTTCGATTTCGACGGCACCCTCGCCCTCGGCGACGGGCCGATCACGGCCTTCGCCCGCGCCATCGCCGAGCGCACCGGCGATTCCGAGTTCGCGATGCGCGCCGAGGCCGCCCTCGCCGCGTTCTCGAACGGCGAGACCGACGCCCGCGACGGCTACGACGCCGTGACCCGGATCGCCCGCGAAGCCGGCGTCGGTGCCGACGTCATCGGCGCGTCCTACGACGACTCGCGCGCTCTGCTCGGCTCGAGCGAGGCGGCGGTCGACTCCCCCGAGGGCCTGCCCGCATTCCTCGAGACGCTGGGCGCCCACGCCCGACTCGTCCTGGCCACGAACGCCCCCGGCGACGGCATCACGGCCCTCCTCCAGTCCTGGGGCGTCGCCGAAGCGTTCGACGCCGTGCACTTCACCGTCGGGAAGCCGGCAGGCCTCGTCCCGCTCATCCGCGAGGCGCTCGCCGCCGGCCCCGTCCTCGCCGTCGGCGACATCGTCGAGAACGACCTCGCTCCCGCCGCCGAACTGGGCGCCGACACCGCCCTCGTCGGCGCGACCTTCGAGCGCTCGACGGCCACCGCCACGATGCGTGGGCGCTCGCTCGCCGACCTGTACGACCAGATCATCGCGTGGGCCGCAGCCGCATCGCGCCTCCCCGACGCCTCCCCGATTTCCACTCCCGCTCCGTCCGCCTCCTGA
- a CDS encoding MurR/RpiR family transcriptional regulator has product MWTGSADAPPTARIAMLAPSLQPSERRVAETVAEDIEASIERTAQEVADLAGVGRATVIRTAQSLGYEGYPQLRVALTREVALGTPTARDDGDDTMLGTLRGAIDHFAGRLGQTTSAMTEETLEQFVRVLDEAPRLLIAANGLSSPLGSDLAMRLISAGRPAEYLPDTLGQQIAATHLGPGAACLVLSGSGANRASVDVAAAARASGATVLAITSFPRSAVAELADVALVVAPIDATFRDELVHTSRAAIMLVTESVVGLLVGRRGDRAQRAQSATLAVISGSLSDDASD; this is encoded by the coding sequence ATGTGGACAGGGTCCGCTGACGCCCCGCCGACGGCCAGGATCGCGATGCTCGCGCCGTCGCTCCAGCCCAGCGAACGCCGGGTGGCCGAGACGGTGGCCGAGGACATCGAGGCGAGCATCGAGCGCACCGCCCAGGAGGTCGCCGACCTCGCCGGTGTCGGCCGCGCCACGGTCATCCGCACCGCGCAGTCGCTCGGGTACGAGGGCTACCCGCAGCTGCGGGTCGCCCTCACCCGCGAGGTCGCGCTCGGGACACCGACCGCCCGCGACGACGGCGACGACACGATGCTCGGCACCCTCCGCGGGGCCATCGACCACTTCGCCGGTCGCCTCGGCCAGACGACGTCGGCGATGACGGAGGAGACGCTCGAACAGTTCGTCCGCGTGCTCGACGAGGCGCCGAGACTGCTCATCGCGGCGAACGGCCTCTCCTCACCGCTCGGTTCCGATCTGGCGATGCGGCTCATCTCGGCCGGCCGGCCGGCCGAGTACCTGCCCGACACGCTCGGGCAGCAGATCGCGGCCACCCACCTCGGCCCGGGCGCGGCGTGTCTGGTCCTGTCGGGCTCGGGCGCGAACCGGGCGTCCGTCGACGTGGCCGCGGCAGCTCGGGCGAGTGGCGCGACCGTCCTCGCGATCACCTCCTTCCCGCGCTCGGCCGTCGCCGAACTCGCCGATGTCGCGCTCGTGGTCGCTCCCATCGACGCGACCTTCCGGGACGAACTCGTGCACACCTCCCGGGCGGCCATCATGCTCGTGACGGAATCCGTGGTCGGCCTGCTCGTGGGCCGACGGGGCGATCGTGCGCAGCGCGCCCAGTCGGCGACGCTCGCGGTCATCAGCGGCTCGCTGTCGGACGACGCCTCGGACTGA
- the phnC gene encoding phosphonate ABC transporter ATP-binding protein has protein sequence MNTDQHRAEARAQLAASASWSIRLDDVSVTYPNGTKALRNVSLDIAAGEMVSVVGLSGSGKSTLIRTINGLVPATSGTVAVGPHTVTGLRGRQLRRLRGHVGMIFQGFNLADRTSVYRNVLVGRFAGTPTYRNLLGLTTAADRELALRSLQSVGMLDKVWTRAAQLSGGQKQRVAIARALTQQPSVMLADEPVASLDPPTAHTVMNDLRRVNTETGLTVLVNIHLMDLARTYTTRMIGLRDGELVYDGSAADATEADFERIYGRPIQPDDRLDR, from the coding sequence ATGAACACTGATCAGCATCGCGCGGAGGCCCGAGCCCAGCTCGCGGCCTCCGCGTCGTGGTCCATCCGTCTCGACGACGTCTCGGTCACCTACCCGAACGGCACGAAGGCGCTCCGCAACGTCTCTCTCGACATCGCCGCCGGGGAGATGGTCTCCGTCGTGGGGCTCTCCGGCTCCGGCAAGTCGACGCTCATCCGCACGATCAACGGCCTCGTGCCGGCGACGAGCGGGACCGTCGCCGTCGGGCCGCACACCGTCACCGGTCTGCGCGGTAGGCAGCTCCGTCGGCTGCGCGGGCACGTCGGCATGATCTTCCAGGGCTTCAACCTGGCCGACCGGACGAGCGTGTACCGCAACGTGCTCGTCGGCAGGTTCGCCGGCACCCCGACGTACCGGAACCTCCTCGGCCTGACGACCGCCGCCGACCGGGAGCTCGCCCTGCGCTCGCTCCAGTCGGTCGGCATGCTCGACAAGGTCTGGACCCGCGCGGCGCAACTCTCCGGCGGGCAGAAACAGCGCGTCGCGATCGCCCGCGCCCTCACGCAGCAGCCGAGCGTCATGCTCGCCGACGAGCCCGTCGCGAGTCTCGACCCGCCGACCGCGCACACGGTGATGAACGACCTGCGCCGGGTGAACACCGAGACGGGTCTCACGGTGCTCGTGAACATCCACCTCATGGACCTCGCTCGCACCTACACGACCCGCATGATCGGGCTCCGCGACGGCGAACTCGTCTATGACGGCTCCGCAGCCGATGCGACCGAGGCGGACTTCGAGCGGATCTACGGTCGCCCCATCCAGCCCGACGATCGGCTGGACCGATGA
- the phnE gene encoding phosphonate ABC transporter, permease protein PhnE: MTATGTDVQLPPGTDWQLPPRPSTRLRTALIIGAVAAFTIATCLPAIGGVQLDFGALISHWDNGSGLLLQLFQPDFAFLPRTVQPMLETLQMALVGAVAAALLSVPLTLWAAAPTNPNGLSRRILRAIVNVVRAVPDLVYATILVAMVGVGALPGLLTLFLFDLGIIVKLVSEAIDSADHPYIEAGKAAGGTQTQINRVTVLPQVWPLFANQWLYTLELNVRISAILGIVGAGGIGRLLDERRAFYAYDDVSVIVLEILVVVVLIEVASNLLRRRLV; this comes from the coding sequence ATGACGGCGACCGGGACCGACGTGCAGCTGCCGCCCGGGACCGACTGGCAGCTGCCGCCCCGGCCGAGCACCCGGCTGCGGACCGCGCTCATCATCGGGGCCGTGGCCGCGTTCACGATCGCCACCTGCCTCCCGGCGATCGGCGGCGTACAGCTCGACTTCGGCGCGCTCATCTCCCACTGGGACAACGGCTCCGGTCTGCTCCTCCAGCTCTTCCAACCCGACTTCGCCTTCCTGCCACGGACGGTGCAACCGATGCTCGAGACGCTGCAGATGGCGCTCGTGGGTGCGGTGGCCGCTGCGCTGCTGTCCGTTCCGCTGACGCTGTGGGCGGCGGCCCCGACGAACCCGAACGGCCTGTCGCGTCGCATCCTGCGCGCGATCGTCAACGTCGTCCGAGCGGTGCCCGACCTCGTCTACGCGACCATCCTCGTCGCCATGGTCGGCGTCGGTGCGCTGCCCGGCCTCCTGACGCTCTTCCTCTTCGACCTCGGCATCATCGTCAAACTCGTCTCCGAGGCGATCGACTCCGCCGACCACCCGTACATCGAGGCCGGCAAGGCCGCCGGTGGGACGCAGACGCAGATCAACCGCGTCACCGTCCTCCCGCAGGTCTGGCCGTTGTTCGCGAACCAGTGGCTGTACACCCTGGAGCTCAACGTCCGCATCTCCGCCATCCTCGGCATCGTGGGCGCCGGCGGCATCGGTCGGCTGCTCGACGAGCGGCGGGCGTTCTACGCCTACGACGACGTCTCGGTCATCGTCCTCGAGATCCTCGTCGTGGTCGTCCTCATCGAGGTCGCGTCCAACCTGTTGCGGAGGCGACTCGTATGA
- a CDS encoding DUF7507 domain-containing protein has protein sequence MQQHTGRRSHRARWRNRWGAPSAGRATMGIIGVTVLSALSLVGIGSSAQAVPGTPGTPQSGSVVYSEDFENGVTSPTYLEDYVGADGTRYTADASWRDHTQCNGNITSFASSAEPQCLAASASGEGRTRQLAWALGAGDTANHSVSAWTSQQTLTMNPPNAVEFATVDPIALTSAGRYLTTSVDLAAVSCNASQQPVLEFFLTDDQGGAHSVGAVNGCTAAGSRSVTAPATGAAGAENVRVGTYVSPGAVLLPGATVGIVARNLTGGGTAGNDHAFDNIQVLDVSPQLDKSFSPASVVAGETSTLTLTITNTDELAAKNGWSFTDALPAGLTIADGDASTTCPSGVVTAPEGGSSIDVTGNLNQGMTSCAVTVEVTSPVAGTFTNGPDNITSVGLNPPADATVEFVPQAPAITVVKSASPAAAEYAVGDEITYSFLVTNTGNVPLTDVQVDEGTFTGTGELSDVVCPPGAATLAPAAAVTCEATYTMTQADIDAGTVSNSATATGTPPQGRPPVSPPSEVTIPGVAQAPALTVAKSATPTTGANAGEDVTYSFLVTNTGNVTLTDVSVVEGEFTGTGELSDVVCPAAAGSLAPAATVTCEASYTVTQADVDAGSVTNSATATGTPPAGGTPPVSPPSETTVEFPAAPAITVAKSATPTTVANAGEDVTYSFLVTNTGNVTLADVSVVEGEFTGTGELSQVVCPPAAGSLAPAATITCEATYTVTQADVDAGSVTNSATATGTPPNGGTPPVSPPSETTVAFPATPAITVVKSADAVAQGGLAVGQVVTYSFLLTNTGNVTLTNPTVVEGEFSGAGELSDVACPAEAASLAPGATITCEATYTVVQADVDAGLITNSATATATPPNSVNGVPPVSPPSEVTIPSPPVPGLSVVKTADVERATTAGQVITYSFQVTNTGNVTLRDVAVQEGDFTGTGTLSAIICPTGTALLAPGLQVVCTATYTVTQADLNAGSIRNTAFGTGVTPGGESFTSDPSTATVSTPGPVLASTGTTIAPLVVGAAVLLLLGTGLVIRRRLVTGR, from the coding sequence ATGCAGCAGCACACGGGTCGAAGGAGTCACCGCGCTCGGTGGCGGAACCGGTGGGGGGCACCGTCCGCCGGTCGCGCGACCATGGGGATCATCGGGGTGACCGTCCTGTCGGCGCTCTCGCTCGTCGGGATCGGCTCGAGCGCGCAGGCGGTGCCGGGGACGCCGGGGACGCCGCAGTCGGGCTCGGTGGTCTACTCCGAGGACTTCGAGAACGGCGTGACGTCGCCGACGTACCTCGAGGACTACGTCGGAGCCGACGGCACGCGGTACACCGCCGACGCCTCCTGGCGCGACCACACCCAGTGCAACGGCAACATCACGAGCTTCGCCTCGTCCGCGGAACCGCAGTGCCTCGCGGCATCGGCGTCCGGCGAAGGGCGCACGCGGCAGCTCGCCTGGGCCCTCGGCGCCGGCGACACGGCCAATCACTCCGTGAGCGCCTGGACCTCGCAGCAGACCCTCACGATGAACCCGCCGAACGCGGTCGAGTTCGCGACCGTCGACCCGATCGCGCTCACGAGCGCCGGCCGGTACCTCACGACCTCGGTGGATCTCGCCGCGGTGTCCTGCAACGCGTCGCAGCAGCCCGTCCTCGAGTTCTTCCTCACCGACGACCAGGGCGGCGCGCACTCCGTCGGGGCCGTCAACGGCTGTACCGCAGCGGGCTCCCGGTCCGTCACCGCACCGGCCACCGGCGCGGCCGGGGCCGAGAACGTCCGTGTCGGCACCTACGTCTCGCCGGGAGCGGTCCTGCTCCCCGGGGCGACCGTCGGCATCGTCGCCCGCAACCTGACCGGTGGCGGCACGGCCGGCAACGACCACGCCTTCGACAACATCCAGGTGCTCGACGTCTCCCCGCAGTTGGACAAGTCGTTCAGCCCGGCGAGCGTCGTCGCCGGTGAGACGTCCACGCTGACCCTCACGATCACCAACACCGACGAACTCGCGGCGAAGAACGGCTGGTCCTTCACGGACGCGCTGCCCGCCGGCCTGACGATCGCCGACGGCGACGCGTCGACCACCTGCCCGTCGGGTGTCGTCACCGCGCCCGAGGGCGGCTCGTCGATCGACGTCACCGGGAACCTCAACCAGGGCATGACCTCCTGCGCCGTGACCGTCGAGGTCACGTCGCCCGTCGCCGGGACGTTCACGAACGGGCCCGACAACATCACGAGCGTGGGCCTCAACCCGCCGGCCGACGCCACGGTCGAGTTCGTGCCGCAGGCTCCCGCGATCACCGTCGTGAAGTCCGCGTCCCCCGCTGCGGCGGAGTACGCCGTCGGCGACGAGATCACCTACTCCTTCCTCGTCACCAACACCGGCAACGTCCCGCTCACCGACGTCCAGGTCGACGAGGGCACGTTCACCGGGACCGGTGAACTCTCCGACGTCGTCTGCCCGCCGGGAGCGGCGACGCTCGCACCCGCGGCGGCGGTGACCTGCGAAGCCACGTACACGATGACGCAGGCCGACATCGACGCCGGTACCGTCTCCAACTCGGCCACCGCGACCGGGACACCGCCGCAGGGCCGGCCGCCGGTCTCACCGCCGTCCGAGGTCACCATCCCGGGCGTGGCCCAGGCCCCGGCGCTCACCGTCGCGAAATCGGCGACGCCGACCACGGGCGCGAACGCCGGCGAGGACGTCACCTACTCGTTCCTCGTCACCAACACCGGCAACGTCACCCTGACCGACGTCTCGGTCGTCGAGGGCGAGTTCACCGGCACCGGCGAACTCTCCGACGTGGTGTGCCCAGCCGCAGCCGGCTCGCTCGCCCCGGCGGCGACCGTCACCTGCGAAGCGAGCTACACGGTCACGCAGGCCGACGTCGACGCCGGCTCCGTGACCAACTCGGCGACCGCGACCGGCACCCCGCCGGCAGGCGGCACTCCCCCGGTCTCACCGCCGTCGGAGACCACGGTCGAGTTCCCGGCAGCGCCCGCCATCACGGTGGCGAAGTCCGCGACGCCGACCACGGTCGCGAACGCCGGCGAGGACGTCACCTACTCGTTCCTGGTCACCAACACCGGGAACGTCACGCTCGCCGACGTCTCGGTCGTCGAGGGCGAGTTCACCGGGACCGGTGAGCTGTCCCAGGTCGTCTGCCCGCCCGCGGCAGGCTCGCTCGCCCCGGCGGCGACCATCACCTGCGAGGCCACCTACACGGTGACCCAGGCCGACGTCGACGCGGGATCGGTCACGAACAGCGCGACCGCGACCGGCACCCCGCCGAACGGTGGCACGCCCCCGGTCTCGCCGCCGTCGGAGACCACGGTCGCGTTCCCGGCGACACCCGCCATCACGGTCGTGAAGTCGGCCGATGCAGTGGCCCAGGGCGGCCTCGCGGTCGGCCAGGTCGTCACCTACTCCTTCCTCCTCACCAACACCGGGAACGTCACGCTGACGAACCCGACGGTGGTGGAAGGGGAGTTCTCCGGCGCCGGAGAGCTGTCCGACGTCGCCTGCCCCGCCGAAGCCGCTTCGTTGGCACCGGGCGCGACGATCACCTGCGAGGCCACCTACACGGTCGTGCAGGCCGACGTCGACGCGGGCCTGATCACGAACTCGGCGACCGCGACGGCGACGCCGCCGAACAGCGTGAACGGTGTCCCGCCGGTCTCGCCGCCGTCCGAGGTCACGATCCCGTCGCCGCCCGTCCCCGGTCTCTCGGTGGTCAAGACGGCCGACGTCGAGCGGGCCACGACTGCGGGACAGGTCATCACCTACTCGTTCCAGGTGACGAACACCGGCAACGTCACGCTGCGTGACGTCGCGGTCCAGGAAGGTGACTTCACCGGTACCGGGACGCTCTCCGCGATCATCTGCCCGACGGGTACGGCGCTCCTCGCCCCCGGGCTCCAGGTCGTCTGCACCGCGACCTACACGGTCACCCAGGCGGACCTGAACGCGGGCTCGATCCGCAACACCGCCTTCGGGACCGGCGTGACGCCGGGCGGCGAGTCGTTCACCTCCGACCCGTCCACGGCCACCGTGAGCACGCCGGGTCCGGTGCTCGCCTCGACCGGAACGACCATCGCACCGCTGGTGGTCGGGGCGGCGGTCCTGCTGCTGCTCGGTACCGGGCTCGTCATCCGACGCCGCCTCGTCACCGGGCGCTGA
- a CDS encoding helix-turn-helix transcriptional regulator translates to MHTGWKRYFPSLGAGFLHPTDVAPVTRLLTTAIQEEDWDTVVSVIEYEWGILMALDLATLDRALQALPVRVLSNHPIVFAVREIRLNIRGETDALDQSVGRFQLPTDPDDIRDRARSELARISLSASTAFMIAYRVHGRHQRALHYARITEELARRARVHRPTEFAPRVPTALLQVGITKLLVGDLHEASLVLREAYELRHESWDGRNGGDASGKLALLYAVRGEIVEADRWLERHDDGGGAHGWMVPLVQLSGSIARALIAIARVDRAAAEAALATLELQVNRERSWAPFITYAQAQHALLWGDRRAALQLIERTRVFAGRSLRHAGSERLLDAVEASLLLALDRPTEASVLLDGRDRNAHTAAVASRLALLTDRKPLARELATAGLAEEHIDAGAQTELLITSALADDSDEDGRRHLLQAIATTARTGMLTPFVVAPRRPLRHLLGTMSPSETHARIERTLASSPEPTPETVQLVELTATERRILQLSAEGRTRQDIALALYVSANTVKFHFRNVYRKLGVDSREDALATARRLGLLPTER, encoded by the coding sequence GTGCACACCGGTTGGAAGAGGTACTTTCCCTCCCTCGGGGCGGGGTTCCTCCACCCCACGGACGTCGCCCCGGTCACCCGTCTTCTCACCACGGCCATCCAGGAGGAGGACTGGGACACGGTCGTCTCGGTGATCGAGTACGAGTGGGGGATCCTCATGGCGCTCGACCTCGCGACGCTCGACCGCGCGCTGCAGGCACTCCCGGTGCGCGTGCTCTCGAACCACCCCATCGTCTTCGCCGTCCGGGAGATCCGCCTCAACATCCGTGGGGAGACCGACGCACTCGACCAGTCGGTGGGGCGGTTCCAGCTCCCGACTGATCCCGACGACATCCGTGACCGCGCCCGCTCCGAGCTCGCGCGCATCAGCCTGAGTGCATCGACGGCGTTCATGATCGCCTACCGCGTGCACGGTCGGCACCAGCGGGCGTTGCACTACGCGCGGATCACCGAGGAGCTCGCTCGCCGAGCCCGCGTGCACCGCCCGACCGAGTTCGCGCCCCGCGTCCCCACCGCCCTGCTGCAGGTGGGGATCACGAAACTGCTCGTGGGAGACCTCCACGAGGCGAGCCTCGTGCTGCGTGAGGCGTACGAGCTCCGGCACGAGTCCTGGGACGGCCGGAACGGTGGGGACGCCTCCGGCAAGCTCGCCCTGCTCTACGCGGTGCGCGGCGAGATCGTGGAGGCGGACCGCTGGCTCGAGCGCCACGACGACGGGGGCGGCGCGCACGGGTGGATGGTGCCCCTGGTCCAACTGTCCGGGTCCATCGCCCGCGCCTTGATCGCCATCGCCCGCGTCGACCGTGCGGCGGCGGAGGCCGCGCTCGCGACGCTGGAGCTCCAGGTCAACCGTGAGCGGTCCTGGGCCCCGTTCATCACCTACGCGCAAGCGCAGCACGCACTCCTGTGGGGCGATCGACGGGCGGCGCTGCAGCTCATCGAGCGCACCCGCGTGTTCGCCGGTCGCAGCCTGCGTCATGCCGGATCGGAGCGACTCCTCGACGCCGTGGAAGCGTCACTCCTCCTCGCCCTCGACCGCCCGACGGAGGCCAGCGTCCTCCTCGACGGTCGTGACCGGAACGCCCACACCGCGGCGGTCGCCTCGCGGCTCGCGCTCCTGACCGACCGCAAACCCCTCGCGCGGGAACTCGCCACCGCCGGGCTCGCGGAGGAGCACATCGACGCCGGTGCGCAGACGGAGCTGCTCATCACCTCGGCGCTCGCCGACGACTCGGACGAGGACGGTCGGCGGCATCTCCTCCAGGCGATCGCCACGACGGCGCGGACCGGGATGCTCACGCCCTTCGTGGTCGCGCCGCGCAGGCCGCTCCGACACCTCCTCGGCACGATGTCGCCCAGCGAGACCCATGCGCGGATCGAGCGGACGCTCGCCTCGAGTCCCGAGCCGACGCCGGAGACCGTGCAGCTCGTGGAGCTCACCGCCACCGAGCGCCGGATCCTGCAGCTCTCCGCGGAGGGCCGGACCCGGCAGGACATCGCACTAGCGCTGTACGTGTCCGCGAACACGGTGAAGTTCCACTTCCGGAACGTCTACCGGAAGCTCGGCGTCGACTCCCGCGAGGACGCGCTGGCCACCGCGCGGCGGTTGGGGTTGCTCCCGACCGAGCGGTGA